From the Cryptomeria japonica chromosome 2, Sugi_1.0, whole genome shotgun sequence genome, one window contains:
- the LOC131861807 gene encoding uncharacterized protein LOC131861807: protein MGDADSQFEMETSIPQEGGRAAKASKVTRIGSYDGDHDDKALDNFFWDVEEYLSCVPKLSDEAQVKEIVTHLTGSAKLWWRTHQADERAGKTHTSTIHKYVKAFQVLDLECSKLNDFEKLFLFTKGFQPWAKDELRWQKVQTLAKAITIADELLDYKGDVAKGFVGAQTENYKKQFRRKDKKTDAPASQDGDKKSKKPKKFHEGNNSKKRDQGPEKKKEREPGCFVCGREDHWARNCPERARISALLTKEKKMPGMSTLQLLNSLHNSIDQHIADKHKLCYVQAHFGPKRVLAMIDSGATHNYILAGQIRIAPGDEEKTAITTRYGIYEFLVMPFGLTNTPATFSTLMNDVFRPLLDKCVVVYLDDILVYSQSLEEHKEHLKEVFSLLKVNDLYVKKEKCAFAQEEVSFLGHIVGHGQIRPDSEKLQAIRDWEPLQNVHEVRKFLGLANYYQKFVEGYSRISSPLTDLLKKDRSWKWVEKQQNAFAALKAKLIEDPVLALPIFGKPFEESDEAGCR, encoded by the exons ATGGGCGATGCAGATAGCCAGTTTGAGATGGAGACTTCAATACCTCAGGAGGGAGGTCGAGCTGCCAAG GCTTCCAAGGTGACTAGGATTGGATCCTATGATGGCGATCATGACGACAAGGCCTTGGACAACTTCTTTTGGGATGTTGAAGAGTACTTGTCATGCGTGCCTAAGTTATCTGATGAGGCCCAGGTTAAGGAGATTGTGACTCACTTAACTGGGAGTGCGAAACTTTGGTGGCGGACTCATCAGGCGGACGAACGTGCAGGCAAAACT CACACCAGCACAATCCACAAATATGTGAAGGCGTTCCAGGTGCTGGACCTGGAATGCTCAAAATTGAATGACTTCGAGAAGCTATTCCTTTTCACCAAGGGCTTCCAACCTTGGGCGAAGGACGAGCTAAGGTGGCAGAAAGTGCAGACTCTTGCAAAGGCCATCACTATTGCGGATGAGTTGCTGGATTACAAAGGCGATGTGGCTAAGGGTTTTGTAGGAGCCCAAACGGAGAACTACAAGAAGCAGTTTCGTCGAAAGGATAAGAAGACGGATGCTCCTGCGAGTCAAGATGGTGACAAGAAAAGCAAGAAGCCAAAGAAGTTCCATGAAGGAAACAACTCAAAAAAGAGGGATCAAGGCCCTGAGAAAAAGAAGGAGCGCGAGCCAGGTTGTTTCGTCTGTGGTAGAGAAGATCATTGGGCACGCAATTGTCCAGAGCGGGCCAGGATTAGTGCATTGTTGACTAAAGAGAAGAAGATGCCTGGAATGAGCACTTTGCAGCTCCTCAATTCCTTGCACAACTCCATAGACCAACATATTGCCGACAAGCACAAGTTGTGCTATGTTCAAGCGCACTTTGGACCAAAGAGGGTCTTGGcgatgatagattcaggagcaactCACAATTATATCTTGGCGGGGCAG atcaggattgcaccaggCGATGAGGAGAAGACCGCCATCACAACTCGATATGGGatttatgagttcttggtcatgccttTCGGTCTGACAAACACCCCTGCAACTTTTAGCACTTTGATGAACGATGTGTTCAGGCCATTGTTGGATAAGTGCGTGGTGGTATATCTAGACGATATACTTGTCTACAGCCAGAGTTTGGAAGAACATAAGGAGCACCTCAAGGAAGTGTTCTCTTTACTCAAGGTGAACGACTTGTATGTGAAGAAGGAGAAGTGTGCGTTTGCACAAGAAGAAGTGTCATTTCTTGGCCACATTGTGGGACATGGTCAGATTCGTCCAGATTCAGAAAAGCTACAGGCAATACGAGACTGGGAGCCACTTCAGAATGTTCATGAGGTAAGAAAATTCCTTGGTTTAGCTAACTACTATCAGAAATTTGTGGAAGGCTACTCTAGGATCTCTAGTCCTCTCACTGACTTGCTGAAGAAGGATAGAAGTTGGAAGTGGGTAGAGAAACAACAGAATGCATTTGCTGCATTGAAGGCGAAGCTGATAGAGGATCCAGTCTTGGCCTTGCCTATTTTTGGCAAACCTTTTGAAGAATCAGATGAGGCGGGTTGTAGATAG